The Rubripirellula reticaptiva DNA window ACAGATTATTCGTTCGTCACTGGCTCTCGCTGCCGTGACGGGAAAGCCGGTCAGACTGCAGAACATTCGCGCTGGTCGTTCGAAGCCGGGACTACTGAGACAGCACTTGACGGGAGTCAAAGCGATCGCCGAGATCGCCGGTGGCGAGATGATCGGCGCCGATCTTGGTTCGCGCGAGTTGACGTTCACACCGGGCACAGTTCGCGGTGGCGAATACCGGTATCAAGTCGGTTCGGCCGGCAGTGCGGTATTGGTGGCCCAAACGGTTTTGCCGGCGCTGATGATGTCAGATGCCTCGTCGACGGTCACGGTCGGTGGCGGGACGCATGCGTCGTGGGCGCCTCCGTTTGATTTCTTTGAGCGGTGTTTCTTGCCGCTGGTCAGTCAGATGGGTGCGAACGTGACCGCGTCGATTTCAGCGCATGGTTTCTATCCGGCCGGCGGTGGAGAAATCACCGTTGGGGTGAATCCGTCGTCTGGATTGCGCGGGATCGAGCTTGTCGAACGCCTAGGCGAAATGCGACCGCGAGTCATCGCACTCGTTTCGAAAGTCCCGACCTCGGTCGGTGATCGCGAGTGCGATGTCATTCGCCGGAAAGCAGACTGGAACGTTGACGTCTGCGAAGTCATCGAGGTGGCCAAGTCCGGTGGACCGGGGAATGCGGTAATGATCGAGTGTCAGTTCGACAATGTGACCGAACTGTTTGTCGGCTTCGGAAAGATTGGGGTTCGGGCTGAACCGATTGCCCGTTCAACGCTACGCGAGGCACGGAAGTACTTGGTCTCGGACGTTCCCGTCGGGCCTTATTTGGCGGATCAATTGCTAATGCCGATGGGATTGGCGGCAAGCCAGGGCCGCGCAAGTCGCTTTCGCACGACCACGCTGACTCAGCACAGCCTGACTCATATCGCAATCTTGAAACGCTTCTTAAACATCCGAATCGACACAACCTCGAAAGACGATGGCAGTGTCGAAGTTATCGTTTGTTAAGTTGGTGTTTGGAATAATTCGCGGCGGCGGTTCTACAGTTTTGCTGCCGCGGGTTGATCCAGATAGAACGTCAAGTCGTCGACTTGAATGTGCGACGCCGGATAGCGATCGAAGTCGCCGGAGTGACCGACCACATCGGCCAGCACGTCTGCCTTGCCGGCACCGGTGATCAGGAAGGCGATTTTATTGGCGTTGTTCAAGACCGGCCCTGTCAACGTGATCCGTTTCTGTCCCGACGTCGGGTGCGTGGCGACTTCGCAGACGTTCGATGACTTCAGAAACTGATTTTCGTGCGGGAAGATTGACGCGGTATGACCGTCATCGCCCATTCCAAGCATCACGTAGTCGAACACTGGCAATCCGTTATCGCCGACGGCAACATGTTCGGCAATTTCAGTCTCATAGCGAGCACGCTCGTCCGCGGGCGTTGACTCGCCGATCATGCGGTGAACGTTTTCGGCCGGAATCTTGACGCTGTCTAGGAACAGCTCTTTTGCGACTCCATAGTTGCTGTCCGGATCCTCGGGCGCGACGCAGCGCTCGTCGCACCAAAAGAAGTGCACTCGCGTCCAGTCAACCTTGTCGGCAAATTGGTTTGCCCAACGAGTGAAAAGTAGCTTCGGTGTGCTGCCGCCTGACAACGCCACCGTTACCGTTGGCTGCCTTTGCTCGGATAGCCAATTCGAGAAATCCGCGGCAAAGGCGTCTGCTAAAGTCGAAGGATCCGCGAATGTTTTTACTTGAGTTGGCATGGCAATGAAGGAAGTGTCAGCGGGCATTGACGGCAATTGGTACGTGGTCGAATTAGAACATTTACACCGTGGTCTGCGCACCCGCCAACGAGTGTGTGATGTCAACGATGTGGGATACCATTACAATTTCCGATTTTCCGCACCTACAAAGTCTTATCATGCAACTTGATCCGAAGGACCGTATTTCTCGCGTGGACGCTGGGAATCCGTACCGACCGTCGGCAACGTCGTCGGCGTCATCGTCGGCAGTGGCGTCGGCAGTGGCGTCGGCAACACCCGAACCGTCGCAGTCCGACGCCAAGCCGAGTGAAAGGCTCGCTGCCAGATCGCTGCGATATATTGCTCATGGTGTGTACTTGCAGATCTTTTTGGGCGTCGGTTTCCTTCTGCTGGCGGCAACGGGTGTCGATCTGACCCGTCTGCTTGCCGGTCCCCATGTCGTCGGTGGATTGCTGATCATGTTGGGGATAAACTCCCTGATCTACATTCACCGTTACAAAAAGTCGCTGCGTCAGGCTGACTAAACTGGGGCGTTGTTCGTTTTAGAATTCGAAAGAAAGTTTGGTTTGACAATGGTTCGTCAGTTCGGGTTGATCGTTTTTGTTCTTTTGACCGTACTCTGTGCGCGGGCCGACGCCGCCGATGCACCGCCGAACGTCTTGCTGATTTGTGTGGACGATCTTCGTCCCGAATTGAACTGCTTTGGCGCGGACTACATTCGTTCGCCCAACATTGACCAATTGGCCGCGACTGGGCGAGCCTTTCACCAGCATTTCGTGCAAGCGCCAACTTGTGGTGCGTCGCGGTATGCGATGTTGATGGGCTGTTACGGAGGCAGCAGCAACGACGCAATCTTCCATCGCGCCAAGTTGATCGCGGCTGGGAAGTCGGTTCCGACCAGCATGCCGGCTTGGTTTCGCAAGCATGGCTACACCACGGTTTCAGTCGGAAAGGTCTCGCACCATCCCGGCGGACGTGGCGGCAAAGACTGGGATGACGACGACCAGCCCGAGATGCCGGATGAATGGGATCGTCACCGATTGCCCGCCGGTCCGTGGCAGCATCCGCGTGGTGCCATGCACGGGCTGGCACGCGGCGAGATCCGTGAAGATCCCTCAAAAATGGATGTCTACCAATCGGCCGAAGGTGACGACACGATCTATCCGGACGGGCTGATCGTGGACGATTCGCTTGACCAGTTGGATCAGCTTGCCAAAGACAACACGAAGCCATTCTTTCTAGCCGTGGGAATCATCCGGCCGCACCTGCCGTTCGGCGCGCCGGCAAAGTACATGGAACCGTACCGTGATATTCAGCTTGCGCCGATTCAACATCCCGAACGTCCGATCGGCCCCACCACTTGGCATCGATCGGGCGAATTTATGCGATACAACCGTTGGGGCCGCGACCCAAACACCGATTCCGAATTTGCGGATGAAGTGCGCCGGCACTACGCGGCTTGTGTGACGTACGCCGACGCGATGGTTGGTCGAGTGATGGCAAAGCTTGTCGAAACTGGCGCGGCCGACAACACCGTGGTCGTGTTGTGGGGCGACCATGGATGGCATCTGGGTGAACACGCCATCTGGGGCAAGCATGCGTTGTTCGAAGAATCGCTGCGTTCTCCGCTGATCATCCGTACGCCCAATCAATCCAAGCCCGGCGTCGCCACCAACGCGATCGTTGAATCCGTCGATATGTTCCCGACGCTGTGTGACCTGACCGGTATTCCTCGGCCATCTTCGGTGACCGGAGTCTCTTTGCAGCCGATCGTGAATCGACCCGAAGCACCTGGGCACTCTGCGATTTCGTACTTCAACAGCGGCAAGACCATTCGGACGCCCGAGTATCGTTTGATCCAGCACAAGAACGGTGAAATCGAACTGTACGATCACGCAATCGACGGCAGCGAGACAAAGAATTTGGTTCTAGAGACGCCCAAAGAAACGATCGAATCGCTTCGCAGCGAACTGAATACGCGGCTGCCGTAGCTGCAAACTAAGAAACGCAGCCAGTTTGTTAGCGACTGGCTGAGGTTCGTCTAGCAATTTTCAATTTGAAATAGCCTTTGGCAATCACGTCCCGTTTTGATCGCGGCGCGTTAGACTTGGCATGCGCGACAGGGGTCGCAGTCACATCCCCCCGAAGGAATCTTCAATGCAGTTCCGCCAATCCCGTTCTGTTTTACCTGCGGTGGTTATTGCCGCTATCGTCGCGTGCTGTTCGAACAATGTTCAATCGCAATCGCCGCCTACCAACGTGTTGGTCATCATGGTGGATGATCTAGGGTTTTCTGATATTGGGTGTTATGGCGGCGAAATCGAGACTCCCAACTTGGATCGATTGGCCGAAAATGGACTGCGATTTAGCCAGTTCTATAACACGGCAAAGTGCCATTCGTCGCGAGTTTCGTTGTTGACGGGCCAGTACTGCGAAGCGGCAGGAAACGAGTCTCTGAAGCATGCGGTTACGAGCGCCGAAGTTCTATCTAAGGCCGGCTACTCGACTCTGATGACGGGCAAGTGGCACCTTGATCGTGAGCCAACGGATGTTGGATTCGATCGATATTTTGGCCATCTCAGTGGAGCGTGCAATTACTTTTTGGGTGACAACACGTTTCGGCTTGACGGTGAAAAGTTTGATGTTCCCCAAGAAGGTTTCTACACGACGGTTGCTGATGTCGACTATGCAATTGATTTCTTAAGTGACGCTCGCGAGGAAAGTCAACCTTGGTATCTGTATGTTGCCTTCAACGCACCTCACGCACCGCTGCAAGCACTGCCAGAGGATTACGCCAAGTACGAGGGCGTTTATGATGCTGGCTGGGATCAGGCTCGCGAGAAACGAGTGGCAAAGCAAATTGAACTCGGTCTGCTCGACGGTGTTGATCAGCCGAGTCCGCGTCCCGAGCACGTGCCGGCGTGGGATTCGCTTTCCGATGTACGTCGCGATTTTGAAACCAAGCGAATGCGAACGCTAGCCGCAATGATCGACCGGGTTGACCAGGAGATCGGCCGGTTGATGTCAGATTTGGAAGCGGCTGGCGAATTGGAAAATACGTTGATCTGGTTCGTCGCTGATAACGGTGCCTGCCCTTATGATCGCGTCAGCAACCATGTCGACAAGGATCCGACCGACGGATCGGTCAGTTGGTCAGACTCGACAGGTTGGGCATGGGCTAGGAACAGTCCATTTCGATACTACAAGCAAAACCAGTACGAAGGCGGCATCAGTACGCCAGCGATCGTTCACTGGCCAGCTGGCTTGAAAACCGACCCGGGGGCCATCCATCGTCAGCCCGCGCACCTGATTGACGTTATGCCGACGCTTGCAGAAGTTGCCGGGGCCGATATCCCTGGTGCGTTCGCCGACCGCGAACTGCGCCCGGTATCAGGTCAATCATTGAGGCCGATCTTTGACGGCGGAGAAATCGAGCGAGCCGAACCGCTGCACTTTAAGTTTGCAACCGATCGCGGCATCCGTGACGGCGACTGGAAAGCGGTCAGTTTTCGTGGTGAGCAGTGGGAACTCTACAACATCAGCAACGACCGAATTGAGATGATTGATTTGGCGACCGAAGAACCCGAACGTTTAGCAGCACTAGTCGAAACTTGGACTGCGATGGGGCGAGAGGTGTTGCACGCAGCAGATCGATCACTCGTTC harbors:
- a CDS encoding sulfatase, yielding MVRQFGLIVFVLLTVLCARADAADAPPNVLLICVDDLRPELNCFGADYIRSPNIDQLAATGRAFHQHFVQAPTCGASRYAMLMGCYGGSSNDAIFHRAKLIAAGKSVPTSMPAWFRKHGYTTVSVGKVSHHPGGRGGKDWDDDDQPEMPDEWDRHRLPAGPWQHPRGAMHGLARGEIREDPSKMDVYQSAEGDDTIYPDGLIVDDSLDQLDQLAKDNTKPFFLAVGIIRPHLPFGAPAKYMEPYRDIQLAPIQHPERPIGPTTWHRSGEFMRYNRWGRDPNTDSEFADEVRRHYAACVTYADAMVGRVMAKLVETGAADNTVVVLWGDHGWHLGEHAIWGKHALFEESLRSPLIIRTPNQSKPGVATNAIVESVDMFPTLCDLTGIPRPSSVTGVSLQPIVNRPEAPGHSAISYFNSGKTIRTPEYRLIQHKNGEIELYDHAIDGSETKNLVLETPKETIESLRSELNTRLP
- the pgl gene encoding 6-phosphogluconolactonase, with translation MPADTSFIAMPTQVKTFADPSTLADAFAADFSNWLSEQRQPTVTVALSGGSTPKLLFTRWANQFADKVDWTRVHFFWCDERCVAPEDPDSNYGVAKELFLDSVKIPAENVHRMIGESTPADERARYETEIAEHVAVGDNGLPVFDYVMLGMGDDGHTASIFPHENQFLKSSNVCEVATHPTSGQKRITLTGPVLNNANKIAFLITGAGKADVLADVVGHSGDFDRYPASHIQVDDLTFYLDQPAAAKL
- a CDS encoding arylsulfatase, translated to MQFRQSRSVLPAVVIAAIVACCSNNVQSQSPPTNVLVIMVDDLGFSDIGCYGGEIETPNLDRLAENGLRFSQFYNTAKCHSSRVSLLTGQYCEAAGNESLKHAVTSAEVLSKAGYSTLMTGKWHLDREPTDVGFDRYFGHLSGACNYFLGDNTFRLDGEKFDVPQEGFYTTVADVDYAIDFLSDAREESQPWYLYVAFNAPHAPLQALPEDYAKYEGVYDAGWDQAREKRVAKQIELGLLDGVDQPSPRPEHVPAWDSLSDVRRDFETKRMRTLAAMIDRVDQEIGRLMSDLEAAGELENTLIWFVADNGACPYDRVSNHVDKDPTDGSVSWSDSTGWAWARNSPFRYYKQNQYEGGISTPAIVHWPAGLKTDPGAIHRQPAHLIDVMPTLAEVAGADIPGAFADRELRPVSGQSLRPIFDGGEIERAEPLHFKFATDRGIRDGDWKAVSFRGEQWELYNISNDRIEMIDLATEEPERLAALVETWTAMGREVLHAADRSLVPAKEAKLPHLNPEWTNFEKDPGGDGRIRSKAKKTAATKPKQTESEKPKKVRARKNTQLKIEDGTLLMTFTGDDPGLAFDAFDPAIASGPYQLQFRLFSAAKGDGELFFTTDEETSLPNGTRIEFPVDSDRKWHDYTISIPTEARMHQLRLDVSDGVGEAKIEQLRVTDATGKTLIDLP
- the rtcA gene encoding RNA 3'-terminal phosphate cyclase, whose amino-acid sequence is MIEIDGSEGEGGGQIIRSSLALAAVTGKPVRLQNIRAGRSKPGLLRQHLTGVKAIAEIAGGEMIGADLGSRELTFTPGTVRGGEYRYQVGSAGSAVLVAQTVLPALMMSDASSTVTVGGGTHASWAPPFDFFERCFLPLVSQMGANVTASISAHGFYPAGGGEITVGVNPSSGLRGIELVERLGEMRPRVIALVSKVPTSVGDRECDVIRRKADWNVDVCEVIEVAKSGGPGNAVMIECQFDNVTELFVGFGKIGVRAEPIARSTLREARKYLVSDVPVGPYLADQLLMPMGLAASQGRASRFRTTTLTQHSLTHIAILKRFLNIRIDTTSKDDGSVEVIVC